The genomic stretch ATGTCATGAGAACATCCTTACAGCTGGACTACTGAACATGTGCTAAGTCACGTGTTATGGTTAAAAGACGTTAGCCTGAAATGGCAGGATGGCATGATCAGGGGAACACAAACGGGCAGAAGACTGAACAAGCCTGCAGAGTGTGGCAATCACGGCCAGCTCGGCAAACTGCCATCGCTTCCACGCCAATGGGTGGAACAGATACAGAAGCCTGCAAGTCAGCTCCAGAAACGGAGACTAGGCCAGGCTTCTCCGTCGGTAACAAACCGGTGTTACAGGTTAATTTCTGATCTTATCCCTTGGAATCTAAAGCTGGACAGTAAAAATCTCACATGTAGGTCCAAACAGCTAGAAAGACATGTAGTAGGATACTAAGTGGTAAGGGAACAGGAAGCACAGACTATTGGACTGGGTCTGCCAACCAGAAGATGAATATTGTGTGTCACATACTTCAATGTGGCTCTTTCAGTGAAATCTGTACAAGCTACAGAGAATATAAGCAACTGTGTGTCACTCTGTATGCGATCATCAGGCACAAGTGTTTGTGTTACCTTGTCTAGGCTGATTGAAACCCCTAACAATGTATGCATATCAAAGCAGATGCCAGAACATTAGTCTGTGTGAAGGTGTTGCCTTGCGCAAGTTTAGCCAGGATGTGCGTTGTGATTTGCATGCCGTGTGCGCGAGAGAGATTTTGTCACCTTGAGCGAGTCGAAGCAGGCCACAACCCGGCCATTCTCCACGTGACAGCTGCGTGGGGGGTGGGCAAACTTGCACTCGCCGTCAGAGCGAGAACATGTGCCCCGCTGAAACTCCCTGCACACCTCCAGCGTCAGCCATTTGGGGTCACGACCCAGTGCCACGCTGACAGCCATGGCAGCAGCACAGGGAGATCTGAGAGTGGCGAAGGGGAAGAGAGGCTTCAACGATCAGAGACTCATATCATTATGAAAACGTCATGTCCGCATTTATTCATATAGACATTCCAAATATTCTTTCAAAATTAGGAAAAGCCAGCTAATCTCATCACACTAGGATGCCCCTCCTCCAACGCATGCATGGTTTGAACTCAGGCTGTGGGTATCATCCAGTGATGCGATGCTCTTGCCAGGGAGTTACATTAGTCCAATTCCACCCACAGCCCTGCAGGTGCCCACTGACTCTAGGGGGCGCTGTCAAGTAATGGGGGGTGAGTGTAGCCCAGAGGAACATGAATCTTCACTACAAGGTGCACCTGCTTGGTCTCAGGTATCATCATAGCATCATACGCACATGACAGAGAAGGGTTTTGAGTACTACCTTCACTTCTAAGATCTGCATCAGAAATCATCTCTATCAGTAAGATAAATGTCATCAGGAATATTTGAGTTAAGCTTTATCAGCAATAGGACTTCAAACCGGGAAATCTAGGATATCCCAAATGGATCAGTGGCTGCCTCCTTCAGGGAGGAGCTCCGGACGTTTGGAGTGACTAACCTGATTTCCTCTCACTGGTCAGGCGTCCCAGATCCACGTGTTCAGAGTGGAGTCACTTTGACCGCAGCAGAAGAGTAAACGTGAAGAGCAGACCAGGAGTGTCTGGGTCATTAGTGGTGAGTGTTGTCACAAGGGCATTCTGGGTGAGAGGCCAGCTGGACTGAATCCCCGACACCTTCCGTAGCCTCTTTCACAACGTTCAAGCTATACACTGTCCTCTTTGGGATCCCCTTCCTTGGCCCGATGGGGGAGTCATCCCATCAGCAAGGTCATGCAGACAGCCATGGAAGTGGAAATGTGGGATTGTGGGAGCAGGGGGTGGAGCTTGATTGAGAGATGCAAGAATACAGCTTGGGAATCTAATGCTacaaaagaagaagaaaaaagacaaaagacaTTACTAACTTTAAACTGAAACACCCAACACGCAGCCCACTGTTGTCTAGCATATAAAACTGATCCATCAGAGGAGGCAAACATAGACATGAACTATAAAAATATGATAAAGCCATAAACAGGCTTTCACCAGTCATCCTAACACAGTTAAAGCTACCAATGTCCTGTTACACTTACCTCCACAATCCAGTTCCTCCTTAAAATCACTGGTGAGAAGAGGACAAAAAAGAAAAGTCTCAAAATTACTTATAGGAAAGGGGAGAAACGAGGAAAGCAATCATGAAAATTATACTCGAAATAGGAACGAAAAAGAAGACactgaggagagagagaaaaaaattaaatacagaaatactcCTTATGTAGACGAGTGGAGGGGAAAAAGAGCTGCACACACGTGGAGCTGAACTGagaccgagagagagagagagagaacaaacAAAGGTGGAGAGGAGCAGGGGAAGAGCGAGTCACTCTGACACACAGACTCATTAAGATGACTTGACCAGGACTACAGGCTGGCACTCAGGCAGGGAGCCGGGGGCACACAGCCCCGCAGCAGGCGGCCGGCAGCCATGGCGGACCGCGAGGACAGTAGCGAGGAAGGAGAGGGTAtgaagagggagaaagagagagagggagagagaaagaaatagagagagagagagcaagagggaGGCATTTCTGCACATGCCGCAGCTGCTCAGCAGGACAAGAAGGGCCAGCCAATCAGCTCCGGCTTTACAAGCATGCAGAGGAGCTGCAGGCCAATGCAAGGCAATGTTAGatactgaccccactgtatctTATTTTTATTGGTTTCCGTCTCTCCTCCCTCATTTGGCAGCACTTATGGATTTACTCACTGcacagggcaaaaaaaaaaagaccagacggaaaaaaagaagaaaaaaaatatataattttctcTCCTTCAGCTCACTGCTTCTCTACTAGGCTGAAGTTATTTATCTGTCTGACCTTTACAGCTCAAGTATTCCCAGAATTCCCAATGCCTACATTGGTGATGCAGGCATACTGTAAACCTGAAGCAATGCTGACGTTTTGGTTGCTGTGACAGTCAGTTCCCACAAGGCAGGAGGTAGTGGCCTCCCAGGAGTCTGACTTTAACCCCGTAGATACTGGGACAGCAACAGGATATTTGTCAGCAGCATAAAGGCCATGAACGGCCTTGAGCTTTCAGGGGCAAGCTGGTATTAATGTGCCGGGCATGATTCCTGAGTAAAACTGGGCAACAGGTGAACAACTGAGGCATAGCAACTGCAAAGGAGGGGAAAGCCAGGAAGGGAAAGATGAAAAGGTGGATTGTACGACTCCAGCAGATGGGgaggacagcggggaagacgtgtgggtgagggggggggcagcagaggaggtGTAGACTGCCTCATAGATCATGGGAAGAAGCAGGCGACAGTGCAAAATGAAGTGAAGCAGAGGAGAAATCACTCagtgatgaggatgatgatgaagaaAAGAGAAGGATATCATGGCAACAGAGATAGGCAGGGATGGCGGGAGTGAGAGAGAGGTGAGAACAAAGAGGGGGGACAACTGGGGACAGGGTGGGTGTGCTAATTCAATTTCCCACCATTGCAGATGAGAACAAAGGCAGAAATACTGAGTGAGATAACGTGGCTGTGCTGGTGCGTGACCACATGCTGTGGTGACTCCACAGGCTGCCAGTGAAGGTCCACTGGGATATACAGACAACCTCCTCCCTCTCAGTACCCGGCAGCAGCTTATGTCGTCAGATCTACAGACCACCAGCCACACTAAACATCAATCATCCAGGTGCTtcacatcaacaacaacaaatttatttttgtatagcgcattatcacaacattacatcgtctcaaagcgctttacagcatccccacccaaagcccccagtgagtaagccataggcgacagtggcaaggaaaaactcccgagaaggaagaaaccttgggagggaccagtcTCTCCTGCTGACAGCTGCCCTAAAATCCATGTGTCCACCTGCTGGCGTTCATGCGCTCCACCTAAAGTACAgcgtacacacacatattcaagCACTCATTCACCAGAAGTGGGGTGGAACACTGCCTGTTTATGGAGGCATCATGTCCTAGTGCCGTAAATACTAATTCAGAATCACAGAAGTCTCTTTGCAGATTTAATAAACCTACCAGGACAAGGTAGGCAGCAAATACAGGTTCCCTTGCGGTGTCCATGTGTACGGGCTTGTTAAGCACACATTGTGATGTAATGGTGAACCTGATTGGCTATAATAATAAAACCAAAAGGGACTGACATGTCATCCAATTCTGAACTTGTATTAAATAACCACAGCAGTCACCTGGGAAAGCAGCATACCTATCTAGGTGGACGCCCAGGGCCGGCTGAGAGCCTTCACCCGTTTAAACATTAACCACAACCAGAAGGAACAGGACTAGCATGATTATGGAAAAGTATATGCACAAACACAAGCCTCCAATACGCAAATCATAGGGAAAGCGGCAGTCTCCTGCAGCCAGTAACTCCACCCTCTGCAATGTCACATGGAAGCGtgacagacagagggagaaGGGTGAGGAAACAGATTGCAGTATGAACGGGGAACTCGGCACAGCAGTGGTCAGCTGTCCAGACAGACCTCAGCACCTGGTTGTGACGCTACACAATTCTCCTGGGCTCCGCCAACCCACTCCATGCCCAACGATGACACACCAGGCCCGGCATGGCTGGACATGTCTCAAGGCTTATAGATGAGATGGCAGTTAGGGGGACAGGCACCTGAAAGCCAGCGTCTTAGAATTAAAGGCTCTGTTGATGTTGCCTGTAAAAGTGTCAGTGTATTAAAACAGCAGCTCCCTTCGCTGCAGATTATTCTCAGCAGCAGAAGAGCCTTTGTCGACAAGGCCAGCGTGAGCCCGCCCACAGCCTGCAGCTGACTGGCTGTATCCAGGCAGATAGTAACGAGCGATAGGGAAGGCAGAGACCTGTAACTTCCATGCCTCTGTTGATGTTGGCAAAAGCTGGCATCTGTAAAAGTTCCACATAGAAACAAGTCGAAAACATAATAATCCACGCTGCAGACAAAAGGAGGTGCAAATACCTACGTGTAAATTTATGTACAGGAAActgccaaaaaataaaaaagaagaaaaataaaagcgTGAATGACAGCCTGCAGTCTGCAATCAGGTGCAAAGCATATGTCTAGACATAGACATAGACCTTTATTAACAGACTGGTCTCAGTCAAACTGAACACAGGTATTAAAATCTGATGTGATGAGAGAGTTCTGTGCAGGAAATAAAGTGTGGAAGGAGCAGCCCTGTTGCGGAACTGGATTGCAGGAGTAGTAATGATACTGGACCGAGAGACCAGGCTGGTTTTGCCAAACTGGACTGGTATCGGACTCCTCGTGCTCACAGCACGGGATAAACAGCAGGTGTCAGAAATGTCGGCAGGTGCAGGGGAGGCGGGAGGCGTCCGCATAAGGGTGACCTTCACCATGGCGAACGGACGCCTGTGGGAAGCACTCACACCTGCTGGGCCACCTGCCCTACTGGCACGTGGCTGGCATTCAAGGTCCACGCGAGAGGTACAAGTACCAACAGACAGACAAACGCACAGTTAGAGAGGTACATGCATGACATACACAAGAAGAAACAGGCTGATGCATGGGAATGTGTGCACAGGAAGTCAAACAACACACTCACAGGCACATGGACTCACAGACAAACAACTCAAACTCTCTAACATACTTTCTGTCACGTAGCGCAAAGACCCCAAGACTAACAACACGAGCCATGACTCATCAGTATGTGTCCTGGGTGATGAATAAGTAACCAGAGAGGTTCACCACCACGTTCAACTTGTTGGGCTAAAACGACGTTGACATCAGCGGTATCACAGCTACACAATGACACAGCTCAATTCAATCCCAAAATGCAGTTTGTGTTTGGGTGATAAAAGACCGTTTTCACATGTAGATTTGGGCCCCGCAATTAAGGAATCAGGAAAACTGGTACCAAAACTACACCCAAACCACAAAGAAACTTCAAgttaaaaaagcaaaatgttCATATTTCTATGTAATTTCAACAGGCAAGTCCTCTAAACCTACCCAGGTACACCAAAAAAGTTACAAGGCAATTAAATAGCAGAAAATACAAAATCCTCCAAAAACAACACAACGGAAAATGCTTTTTAATCCGGATTATTCTAGTATTTCCTCTCCAACAAGAAAAAGTACCAACTGATGACAATAGATGGGCAGGGGAATTGTTGTGACAGGAGAAAAGCAGACAAAAGAAGATGCAGAACACAGAGCCAGCATGAATTATTAATAGAAGCTGAACATCAGGACCAAGGGCAGTATACAAATGGGAGGAATGACAAGGTCACTGCAAGGTCGGGTGAGATTGGGGAGGTCATCATTGCGAGGTTACACTAAGCAGGTGCAGGACAAACAACAAAGTGAAACACCACACTGAAGCGAAGCTAGACCATGTTCACAAGCAGAAACGGTCACCGAAACCAGTGGCACCGCAGGCAACAAACACAACATGGAACGCAGTGGTGAACTGAGAGACAACTCATTGGGGCTGCCACTAACAactatttttctatggattaatctatCGACTATTTTACCGTGTGGTCTATATATCTAAGTAAATTAGTAGtatgcttaaaatattaatgagatgtgtaTCGTGATTGCCCAATTTGTCATGAAAGCTCCACCCGCAACTTTAAATGGATTCTTAAAACTTAGTTCAGCGCGAGTTATCGAATTCCAGAAAGACCCCAGAACTCGGGGGATATGGTGGCCCAGTTGGAAGTATTGGTGAGCTGAATTCCTGACGCACCGTGTGATTTTATGTGAATGCTGGCATTGATGAAGCAGTAACAATGTCCCAAGTACAGCCTGCCTTGTGCTTCAGGAGCCCTGCATTGCATAATTGGTCACTGGAAAAGAGGAATAGGTGGACCCTATAATGAATAAGGCTAATTAGTATTGGCTATTATATACCCATCAGAAAAGAAAGGGTAATATTCTATGTtatatgttgttttttaatCAGCAGTATTGTTTCATGCACATTATTGATGAATATCCACAAATAACAAGGCTGCTCCTCTGTCACAGAAAAGCCAGTATTACCTAAGGATAACAAATGCCCTTTCGTTAAGACTGCAGGCTAGCATCACCATTACAATTATTCTGAATGAAGCAGGACAGGCAGCATAAAGTCCATACCCGGTGTAAGCACTGAGAGAGTCTGGGCCCAAAGCCCTCCATAACAGAGGTTTGGTATAAAGCGTACCAATGATCACTGCACAACATCAACCACACTGCAGTCTGATCCCTACGTGACTCAGTCCGGGCGGGCTGCTGGAAACACGCGACCATGACTGTTTTCTTGGCATCCATGTCAGCCAATtttgcaggtcacatgacttggGGTATACATCCTGCTTCTGTCTAGTAGGGTCAGCGCTCACAAGGGCATGACATGACTCCAGACATCACATGCTACTAGCGCAAACAGGCAGCATAGTGGTTAAACATCTGATATAATGTGCAATAGGGCTCTGGTTCCAACCCCAGAAACTGTCATCACTAACACCCAGGATGGAAGCAGCTTAATTTATTACAGCAGCTTGCATAGTATAAATCGTTGAGCTGACAGAAATTTTTACTAAGAACAGAACATTTTCACAAGTCAGTCTGTCAAAACCGCTTTACAGTTATTTATAGTCATTTTATTGCccaaatgaaatgaaaacactTTGATGACAGCAATGAATCAATACTAATGGTAAACATCAATgaaagtaaaactgaaaaatctAAGCAATCATTATTGTGAAAACAGCTCTTCATCATGGGCTATATTATTTAATCATATGTGAATGTGTAGCATGGATACACGCCTAGAGTGGGGGCTAAAGTTCAATTTATTCTCTCAGCTGGTGACTCTGGTCTTTATCTTAGCAAACAAACCATCTCGCCAGGAGTTTGGGCAGCCTGTCTGTCGCAACACAGGCTTGATCTGAAGCGAAGCCAGACCTGCTTCTCTACAACTCACAAACACTCCTTTATGCCTTCAAATTGAACAATCAGAGCCCGTTTTTTGTGATATCAAAATATGCAGGGAGCAAATGTAaacactgtcaaaaaaaaaaaacatatacaagCAGGCACACATCAGTGCACCCACGCCTGTGTGCGTAAGCAGATGAGCGTGTGAGCGCATACTGACAATTCAGACCCCTCATCAGTCCTTACAGGGCCACTGGCCTACTTGTTTATCGCTTGCTGTTTTTCCCAAGCAACAGGTACTGAAGCAggcagaagccccccccccccccctctctctctctctctccccccctccttTCTCCCCAGGTGGTGCAGCTACTGACAGCACCATAAGAAGAAACATAATTACGGAAAGGCCTGGCATGAATTATAGAGCAAAACAGAAGGGGAAACAGTGGAGAGAGAAGCAGTTTATCAAATGCAGACATGAAGGGAGACCCGTTTGAAGGCAGGCATTGGTCAGAAGCGCACATACAGGCCCCCGGCTCAGCGGGCGGTGCGCAGAATTTGCCCAGCAGCTAATGTCGCTTCAGGTCTCTCTCTAGATTACACCTGCCAAAACACGGATATAGTCAAATTGACCACACGCCGAAATCAACGACCTTTATTAAAAACAGCttttcctcctctctcctcaccACGACCATTTTCGGGTGGATCTCTTTACTTTCTGTTGTCAAAACTTCACCGACACATGCAGGAAGGAGTCAGAAAAACTGCAATACGTTATTTTTTAATACGCAATCCTCGTTCTTAGTCCTAAATGGCTTAATGTGGTCGGTCAAGAGAAAACCTACGCAAGCCCAAGAAAACAGTGAGTGCATGTGCTACAGCTTTTAGAGTTTTTCTTCCAGATACACATAAAAAGAAACATCCGTCACACCATCACATTTGTCTATTCAGCTCAGGATCCCCGCACTGCAAGCAACGTCTTTAAGGCAGTAGTTGTACGCCTGTCCCAAATGCTTAAAAGTCCCAAGTACTTTCTCCACTACCCCAGACACAGCTCGTCTATTACGGTAATGGCAAATGGTAAATTAAAGACGAGTTAGCTGCCGCCTGTCCCAGCACCATAAACAAACCAAGCGATGTAGTTCCCATACGAGAAAAGGTAATCGTTATACATAAAAAATACCTTATCGTCTGTATCCATGCCCAACACCACACGTTGCAATGATAAACAAAAACCGCATGAGACGAAGGtttatgtaatttatataaGCGGATGCAATGGGGGATAAAGGGTACTCTTACCTGTTCGTGATCTGTAGACGGCCGAAATCCACCTTCAGGTCGCTATTTAGGCGGACACATTAGGTGCTGGCTAAACGTGTATTATAAACCTATGTGAGCGCTAATACGTCACGTTCGACGGCTGCTATATCTTACGggcttttaaaattaaaaaggaaACTTTCCAACCCGATTCCGCAAATAAACGTCTTAATAAAAAGCAACAGATATTTAGAAGCTAAACAACGAAGCCAGTTAAACTGAAAAATAAGCTCTAGCAAGCGTGGTATGTAATGCTGGCGCCTagtaaggaggaaaaaaaaaacgaaaactgAGAGGCGAGGCGAGGCAAAATAGGGGAGGGCAGGAGGGAGTGTTGGAAGGGAAAGTGCTGGTTTGCGTACGTCTCCCGGGTGATACTACGCCAGGCCGTGTGTCGCCACCATTTTAGGGGGAACTCCGGTCGTCTAGTTCCTCCCGAACGAACTGAAACCGAGCGGCGAGGCGAAACGCTAGCCCACCAGCTCCGCACCTGCGCGAGCTCCCTCACGCGAACTGTGTTCGCGGTTCGGCGTTTGTTAGTCTGGCTGATGACACGCTCTCCGTTCAAGTGTAGGTCGTGTCTAGGTCGGCTGCGTCTTTTGTCCTAGGTTAATACCTTGACGATTCTTACTGCTGCGTGTGCCCAGACAGGTTTAATCAATGAACCCTGTCGTAGTGACTACACTTTTCCAGATAACTATTCGTCGCTGTCTTTAGATTATAAAGCATTGTCATGGCGAAGCGGCGTTGTTGGTCTTTATCTTGACGATTTTGCCCTAAATGCACCACGGTTGAACATGCAATACTTCGTACAGTACCGAGAGTGCACCGTCACCTTTTGGGAGAAGTTAACGAGCCCAGTAATAATGCATAACCACCGGGGGCACCAAGAGCATCGTTGTCTTAGTCACGTACACAACCAAATTTCTGCAGTAATTCTGTAAGTAACCTGTTACAAAAAGAGCAGCAGCATTTCCAGAAAAATTCCAAATTACTTGTAGAATTGATTTCACTGTCATATTGTCATTGTCGTTGATTTTGACCATCTCTAGTGGGTGGACAGGGAcggttattttaacctaaacaAAATATCCATCTGCTGTTACTGCTTATCCTCTTCAGGGTTGTGAGGTATCTGGAGCATTTCCTGGGGCCTACAGgtgcaatgcagggaacaacccaggatgaggtgtcaacccatcgcagggcacacatacCATTCtcatctatgggcaatttggtaactccaattaacttcaaagtttttggactgggggagggaaccagagtacctggaggaaaccccatgacaacatgtggagaacatgcaaactccacaacccCGAGCTGCTTTAGAGACTCAAACCCTTGTCCCAGagatgaggcaacagtgctaaccactcaTTTTGTTAAATATCGCTTGCTtgtaaaaatgaatggaaagcAGACTACTACGTTAAAAACACAAGATTCTTAAGACTAGAGAAAGCAGGGGCATTCACATAGATGTCTCACGAAAGATCTACCAAACACATTGAGAATAAAAAAGCACAAGTAGTTTTTAGGTCATTCAGTTTGAAGCAAAACGCCAACTTGAGTAGGGCAAAGGCACACCTGGGGAAAGATGGGTTAGAAAATAGAAATGGAAGAATTCTTACAGTTAATGTCACAGCCCACAAGCATATAGGTAACACCTGATTCGGTAGTACTATAACATAAGTCATAGATGTCTTCATGAAGAATGATTGCCTCAATTTCATGACATTGTTGATATATAACATTTACTGCATAACAAACTCTTCCAAAAAAGTTTCTGAAATCCTTTTgtatagctgttttttttttttatttcttttcaggTTAAATCATCTTCCTCAAGGGTACTCCAGTACCATCGATTCTTGGATTTGTACCTAAATACTTTGTTGACCATTTGTGATCAAAGTATTCAGTTGTCACAGGCTGACATACAAGCTCCAGGAATAACAAATACGAGTGCGggggttattaaaaaaaatcatttattttttttaaaaaacaatgacaTCTGAAGGTACCATGAGTAGCTCTCTGGAAAGGTACAGATTAGTGCAGAtgaagaaatatttaaaaatgtaaaagttaCTGTGACATTCATACCAAATATATGACAGGAGTCATGTGACAGAAACAGTGAGACATTGATCTGAaaccccctggggggggggtatccaaGTCCACAGGTGGAACACAGCTATATTGCACTGCTCTTGCAGTGAGCTCTGTACTCCCCCTGCAGGGTAACTCCCTACCTGTACCAGGTTTCTCCCATCCAAAGCAACCTACATTTTTTTGTACATGGGAACTGGTGCATGTACCTTAACTTGCAGATTGAACAGTGGCACATCTGCAGGGATTGAATCAGCACCATTCCAGTTACAAGTTACAGCATCTGAAGCCCATAACATTACATGATCACTGCATAACTTCTGCTTGGGGGGGGTGCATACAGTCTTTGCTGTATCAGCATTATGATGTTCATTTGGACCAAAGCTATTTTCATGCATGCACTTTCCCCTTGGTGTGAACGCTTGAGTGCTCACtaaccactagggggcactcaACACCCCCCCCCGGATATCCAGTGTTCAGGACCGTCTCTTTGGGCTGCCATGTTTTGCTCTGAAGCAAAAGAGTTTCATTAAAAACAGGATAAAGCCTGTTCTGGGATAGGAAAGGTGATTTTAGAACCGATGAGGGCAAATAGTAATGGTGGAAGTTCATTCCAGTGAAGCATCATGAAACACAGACTATAGTAGTGTGTTATCGAGTGGATTGCAGATGAAACGTGAGCAGAAAAAATTACTCATTTAACAGGCAAGATCTAAAACCTGCCCACAGACTAGATGACTGCAGATTGCCAGTTTTCATTCGACCTGCAGTGTTTAAAAACAGTATTCTGATCGCCAGGTGAGTGATAAGGAACACATTCCAGGTATCCTGTTGGGCAAGAAGGGGATGTTACACTGAGCAGGCAAAGatttcaaaaggaaaaaaaagagaaatattCGAGACACTACTGATCATTCAGTACAATGGTTATGAAGGGAGGAGAAAAATTGCAAGGTGGTTGAAATTTCAACCTtgacagtaataataatgaaattaaaGAATGAGCAATAAAATCCTACATAAAAAGCTAACGGTACAGTATAGTCATGGGTGAGTTTTTAAGAGTCAGATAGCATGCAGCAGTCAGACCACACTGGAGACCTTACATACTGTTGGATTGGAGTGGAACGGAGAAAGTTTCTAAAAATTGTTTTCCATGTCCCTttcaagtaaataaaataaataaaggagtCTCTTTAAAACCCCGCACTGTTGAGTTTGAACTCAGTAGCAGGGTTAGGAATGGGTTTAATTCACCCAAACCAACTAACTTAACCATTTAACGCCACTGCTCCACATTGTCCAGGTAGTCCACAGTGTcattctcctccagctcccacCAGGCCTCCATCCACTCTGCCATCTCGCCATCCTTCCCATCCTGCCTCTGCTCCGGGACGGGGTGCTCCTCCGCCTGGGCACCGAACACACCTGCCCGCCTGGCCAGCGCCACCGTCACCGGCCCCCTGCTCCGCAGCCGCCGCCGCCTTTGCCTGCGCTGGCGCTGCTCCTGCCGCTCCTGCTGCCGTGCGACCTGGAAGCGCTGCAGGAAGAGGTCGCGGGCGTACTCGTACAGCTCCACGTCCCagcggttcagctgccggatgCACCTCTGCGTCTCCGCGCTCACCTCCACGCTGGCGGCCCGAGTCCCATTCAGCTGCGTGAACGGGGCGATGAAGTTCAGCTGGAAGGTGCGCTCGAACAGGTACTGCGTCTTGCGCTGAAACTCGGTCAGGCCGAAGAAGGCCATGCCGCGCAGGTTGCGCTTCGCGCTCTCCAGCAGGGCAGCGCCGCGCTCCTCCTCGCTCATAGCCGACGCGTTGTAGCAGCCCACCAGGCTGAGGTCGGCCAGCATGCGCGTCTGCCGGTTGTTGGCCAGGTTGAAAGGGCAGTCCATGAACTCCTCCAGCGTGCAGCCTGACCAGTCGTCCCCGGGATAGCAGCTGGGGAGCTCGGACAGGGTGGGGGCACGCCCCTCACACACATGCAGCGAGGCCTTCCAGGTGGCACCGCGCTGCACATGCCGCCACTCGCTTAGGTAGCGCCACACGGGGTCACGCAGGATGGTGATGTAG from Paramormyrops kingsleyae isolate MSU_618 chromosome 10, PKINGS_0.4, whole genome shotgun sequence encodes the following:
- the hs6st2 gene encoding heparan-sulfate 6-O-sulfotransferase 2 isoform X1, producing the protein MDEKSSNSRLLLALVMVLLFGVIVLQYICPGTDCQLLRLGSLSSKAGDGLSGSHGADVEGSKGSGAGDPYVAEDRTLARYVPRFNFSASDLSRTVDFNIKGDDVIVFLHIQKTGGTTFGRHLVRNIQLERPCECRAGQKKCTCYRPGKRETWLFSRFSTGWSCGLHADWTELTSCVPSLMNTREALQPRTPSRNYYYITILRDPVWRYLSEWRHVQRGATWKASLHVCEGRAPTLSELPSCYPGDDWSGCTLEEFMDCPFNLANNRQTRMLADLSLVGCYNASAMSEEERGAALLESAKRNLRGMAFFGLTEFQRKTQYLFERTFQLNFIAPFTQLNGTRAASVEVSAETQRCIRQLNRWDVELYEYARDLFLQRFQVARQQERQEQRQRRQRRRRLRSRGPVTVALARRAGVFGAQAEEHPVPEQRQDGKDGEMAEWMEAWWELEENDTVDYLDNVEQWR
- the hs6st2 gene encoding heparan-sulfate 6-O-sulfotransferase 2 isoform X2, producing MDEKSSNSRLLLALVMVLLFGVIVLQYICPGTDCQLLRLGSLSSKAGDGLSGSHGADVEGSKGSGAGDPYVAEDRTLARYVPRFNFSASDLSRTVDFNIKGDDVIVFLHIQKTGGTTFGRHLVRNIQLERPCECRAGQKKCTCYRPGKRETWLFSRFSTGWSCGLHADWTELTSCVPSLMNTREALQPRTPRNYYYITILRDPVWRYLSEWRHVQRGATWKASLHVCEGRAPTLSELPSCYPGDDWSGCTLEEFMDCPFNLANNRQTRMLADLSLVGCYNASAMSEEERGAALLESAKRNLRGMAFFGLTEFQRKTQYLFERTFQLNFIAPFTQLNGTRAASVEVSAETQRCIRQLNRWDVELYEYARDLFLQRFQVARQQERQEQRQRRQRRRRLRSRGPVTVALARRAGVFGAQAEEHPVPEQRQDGKDGEMAEWMEAWWELEENDTVDYLDNVEQWR